DNA from Bacillus sp. Marseille-P3661:
CCAAGCTAACGGTTTCCCAACAGTGTTTGGACAATTTTTAGATTGGATTAATGGAGTTAAAAAAACCCGCTTTTTTTCTTGGTCAACAAGTGATTTATTACGTTTACAACACGATGCCCAAATGCATAATATCCCTGTAAGTACGATTGCCAAAATTGAAAAACGCTATATCGATTTTCAGGAAATTTTCACGAAAAAGGTATCAAAAACAAATCACTCTGTTGAAAATGCGTTAGGCTTATATAACCTGGAATTTGTTGGCGAAACACATAATCCAATGTACGATTCCTATAATACACTACAATTATATATTAACTTTACACAAGCTCCAAAACAGTCAGAGCTTATCATGTTAAAACAATTCATTTTTATTGACAAAGATGTTAGTGCGATAGACATTAATACCGAGTTGAAATACCAATTTAAGCAAGATATTCAGGATTATTTAACAGACTTAAAGATTATCCATAAAATAAGAGATGCAAAAAAACTGATTAAACGGACAAAAAAAATAGTTCATAAATACGAAAACATTATTACTAATCGTGCTGGGCTATACGATAGCCAGATCATTGAGTGGGTAAAAGAACTACTATCTTTTTATCTAGAACTGATGTCTAATTATGAGTATCACCTTTCATACGGCTCAAAAATTGTCATCCTTCATGAGCAATTAATTAAACCACTCCACAAATTAACAGCTTAAAAATCCGAAATGAACTAATGTTTCGGATTTTTAATTTTCATTCAGACTCAATGATAGAACCATTCTTGAAAGGATGTAGCAATGAATATAGTGCCTTTACATTTGGAGTTGATACACCATATTCTGCTGCAAATTTCAAAACTGCTCCTTGGATACTATCTAACTCAAGTGGCAGGCCTTTTTGAAGATCACGATGCATCGATGATGTCATTGCGGGTGGTAGATTTTGGAGCATTTGAATAATCTGATCACCCATATCCTCTGGTATAAAAACTCCTTTAAGTTTAGCGATTGCCACTATTTCCTTAATCATCTCTTGTAAAAATGAAAAGGTTTCTACATCCTTGATTGCAACTCCAATTGGTTGGCGTAGTGCTGATGTAATCCCACTTAAAGATGTAATAAATATATATTTCCTCCAAATATCAGTTAAAATATTTTCTGACAATGTTACAGTAATGCCAGCTTCTCTCATCTTTTCTTCAAGCTTATTCACCATCTGGGACTTTTCTGAGGTCAATGAACCAAAAATAATATCTTGCATATGACTTGTTTGCACAACATCTCCTTGTGAATTGAGTGTTGTTTCTATTTGGCATAAACCTCCTAGTACATTTTCCTTTCCATACTTTGAAACCAACAAATCAAGATGCTCTACACCATTTAATAGAGGAAGTATTTTTGATCCTTTTTGAACTAATTCACTAATTTGTGGTAGAGCTTCATTTAGATGGTAATTTTTTAAAGATAATATAACTAGATCAGGTTCTTTAATTTGGCTTACGTCTTTTGCCAATGTAGGGCAAATCGAAAAATCTCCGTGAACACTATATACATTTAGACCGTGTTTCTTTAGCTGTTCATATCGTTTGGGGCGTACTAAAAACGTAACCCTATTTCCCTTAAAAGCTAGCTTTCCACCGAAATATCCACCAACTGCACCAGCACCCATTACTACAATATTCATACAAATCCCCCTTTTCCTCGTTACTCACATATTTATGAGCAATTATTAAACAAATATACTACAATTCTAAATGTCGCTGCACAACAATTAAAGTCTTTTTATAGAATAAGTATATTATGGGGGTAACTCTTATTGATCGGTTTTCACTCCGATTAATTCGTAAATTGCATCTGCTACTGTTTCTACAACATGAGTAGCTGCTTTTTTTACATCCTGATGGGCAGTAGCCATCGCAAAGCTGTGCTCAGTCAATTGAAACATTGGTATATCATTAAAAGAATCCCCAATACATGCAATTTCCTCTTGATTGATATCAAGGTGGTCAAGCAAAATAAGAATGGCATTACCTTTGCTTATATTCTTTGGAACAATATCCAGTATTTTCGATTCAGATATATAGGCATCCATTACGTTGGGATACTGCTCAGTCAGCTCTTTGTGTAGCTTACATATTTGTTCCTCTGTTCCATTAAGAATTAACTTTGATGGAAAGATAGTTTTTCCTATTTTATTTAACAAATTTTTTTCTTCTAGTACAGGACTAAACAATCTTTCTTCAATCTTTATTATATGCTCCGTTCTTTCTTCCACATATTCTTTATCGATCGTTGAGAGAAAAGTAATTAGATTTTCTTTTTTAATTCGCTCATATAATTCTATTGCTACTTCAGGCGGAAATGTAGTTTCATGTAGTTGTTTTTCCTCGACGGTATAAATAAAGCCGCCATTTTGACTAATACGATGGAATTTTGATCCTAACATATTTGCAACAGCTTTAATATCGATATCCTTTCGACCTGATGCAAGGCAAAAATCTATGCCTTGCTGTAAAGCCATATTTACAGCTTGTTTATCCTTTATACTTATTTCATTTTTCTCGGTTAATAAGGTTCCATCCAGATCACAGATTATCATTTTAATCATAAAAAAATGCTCCTAACTCTATTCAATAAAGAAAAGGCTTCAAACGTAATGAAAGCCTTCTCGATTTACTTCACTATTTTTTTAGATCAGGCGCAAACTCATTCGCCATTTCGATTAATGGTTTTAATCGACCTGCATTTAAAGATGTATTTACTGAATCTTCATTAAGGCTTAAACGGGTTTGCTTTGGCTCAGTTTTAATGTTTTTAAAAAAACTAACAGTGATCCCTGCTGCTAGTATACTCAAGATGGTAATAATCCAAGGTGTTTGACTTCTTTTCTTTTGCTGCAGTCCAAATATTTGTAAAAATCCACTACCAAATTTTTGCATATTCAACAGATTAATTACTTGTTGTATCACATTCATTTTACCCCTTCTCTCTTTCTATTCGAGTATGTCTAGGTTATTCAACATTATTTTGTGTAAATTCACTTTATTTATTTAAACTACCTAAAACTTTCAGGATATGTACTTGGTTTTGAATGTGAAACATTTCAGAAAATATAACTTGTAGAAAAG
Protein-coding regions in this window:
- a CDS encoding 3'-5' exonuclease; protein product: MATIKQYVFFDFEMLCSKRAMPFAEMEAIRLGAVKYDLQTKEIETFDQYIRPTTLEPLSDFCKSLTGIQDSDLDQANGFPTVFGQFLDWINGVKKTRFFSWSTSDLLRLQHDAQMHNIPVSTIAKIEKRYIDFQEIFTKKVSKTNHSVENALGLYNLEFVGETHNPMYDSYNTLQLYINFTQAPKQSELIMLKQFIFIDKDVSAIDINTELKYQFKQDIQDYLTDLKIIHKIRDAKKLIKRTKKIVHKYENIITNRAGLYDSQIIEWVKELLSFYLELMSNYEYHLSYGSKIVILHEQLIKPLHKLTA
- a CDS encoding ketopantoate reductase family protein produces the protein MNIVVMGAGAVGGYFGGKLAFKGNRVTFLVRPKRYEQLKKHGLNVYSVHGDFSICPTLAKDVSQIKEPDLVILSLKNYHLNEALPQISELVQKGSKILPLLNGVEHLDLLVSKYGKENVLGGLCQIETTLNSQGDVVQTSHMQDIIFGSLTSEKSQMVNKLEEKMREAGITVTLSENILTDIWRKYIFITSLSGITSALRQPIGVAIKDVETFSFLQEMIKEIVAIAKLKGVFIPEDMGDQIIQMLQNLPPAMTSSMHRDLQKGLPLELDSIQGAVLKFAAEYGVSTPNVKALYSLLHPFKNGSIIESE
- a CDS encoding HAD family hydrolase, giving the protein MIKMIICDLDGTLLTEKNEISIKDKQAVNMALQQGIDFCLASGRKDIDIKAVANMLGSKFHRISQNGGFIYTVEEKQLHETTFPPEVAIELYERIKKENLITFLSTIDKEYVEERTEHIIKIEERLFSPVLEEKNLLNKIGKTIFPSKLILNGTEEQICKLHKELTEQYPNVMDAYISESKILDIVPKNISKGNAILILLDHLDINQEEIACIGDSFNDIPMFQLTEHSFAMATAHQDVKKAATHVVETVADAIYELIGVKTDQ